A window from Phaenicophaeus curvirostris isolate KB17595 chromosome 13, BPBGC_Pcur_1.0, whole genome shotgun sequence encodes these proteins:
- the TBC1D8B gene encoding TBC1 domain family member 8B isoform X2: MWLKPEEVLLKNALKLWVQERSNQYFVLQRRRGYGEAGGGGLAGLLVGTLDAVLDSTSKVAPFRILHQTPDSQVYWSIACGSSREEITEHWDWLEHNVMNTLSVFDSNEDITSFVQGKIRGLIAEEGKGSFVKEDDPEKFREGFMKFEKCFGLPEQEKLVTYYSCSYWKGRVPCQGWLYLSTNFLSFYSFLLGAEVKLIISWDEISKLEKTSNVILTESIHVCSRGEDHYFSMFLHISETFLLMEQLANYAVRRLFDKETFENDFVLHDPLQITKRGLESRAHSEQFSAFFRLPKEETLKEVHECFLWVPFSHYNAHGKMCISENYICFASQDGSLCSIIIPLREVTGVDKADPANRGVSISTKGKTAFRFTEVRDFELLVAKLRMKCNAASSPQHIINTEGAAGSVCDSPKDFDAGPSKMDQRDNSKTVGTEALMTVYHPQDAENLDSKMLKEKMKEQSWNIHFVERGHGVSMFRTKKTRDLVVRGIPEALRGELWLLFSGAVNDMASNPGYYTELVEKSLGTCTLATDEIERDLRRSLPEHPAFQSDTGISALRRVLTAYAYRNPQIGYCQAMNILTSVLLLYAKEEEAFWLLVAVCERMLPDYFNRRIIGALVDQAVFEELIRVHLPQLTDHMMDMTFFSSVSLSWFLTLFISVLPIESAVNVVDCFFYDGIKAILQLGLAVLEYNMEKLLTCKDDAEAVTVLNRFFDSVTNKDSPLPPAVQQGSNLSDAKSDHPKVDITDLIRESNEVCVLVVRSMLVVIFTGT, from the exons GTCTTCTTGTGGGAACATTAGATGCGGTGTTGGATTCTACATCGAAAGTCGCCCCATTTCGCATCCTGCATCAGACACCAGACTCTCAAGTCTATTGGTCCATTGCATGCG GATCCAGCAGGGAAGAAATAACAGAACACTGGGACTGGTTAGAACACAATGTTATGAATACTTTATCGGTATTTGATTCAAATGAAGATATTACGAGCTTTGTCCAGGGGAAGATAAGA gGTTTGATTGCTGAAGAGGGGAAAGGTTCTTTTGTAAAAGAAGATGATCCTGAGAAGTTTCGTGAGGGCTTTATGAAGTTTGAAAAGTGTTTTGGATTGCCAGAGCAGGAGAAGTTGGTTACCTATTACTCATGCAGTTATTGGAAGGGCAGAGTACCCTGTCAAGGATGGCTTTATCTTAGTACCAACTTCCTTAGCTTTTACTCATTTTTGCTGGGAGCAGAAG taaaaCTTATTATCTCCTGGGATGAAATATCAAAACTTGAGAAGACTTCCAATGTGATTCTGACAGAGAGCATTCATGTGTGCTCCCGTGGGGAAGATCActatttttccatgtttttgcaCATTAGTGAAACATTCCTTCTTATGGAACAGCTGGCAAACTATGCTGTTAGGAGACTTTTTGACAAGGAGACATTTGAAAATGACTTTGTCCTTCATGACCCTCTGCAGATAACCAAGAG AGGCCTAGAGAGCCGTGCCCACAGTGAGCAGTTCAGTGCATTCTTCAGGCTACCCAAAGAAGAGACCTTGAAGGAAGTTCATGAGTGCTTCTTATGGGTTCCTTTCAGTCATTACAACGCCCATgggaaaatgtgtatttcagaAAACTACATCTGCTTTGCTAGCCAGGATGGCAGCCTGTGCAGTATAATCATTCCTTTGAGAGAG GTTACAGGGGTGGATAAGGCAGATCCAGCCAACAGAGGAGTCAGCATTAGtaccaaaggaaaaacagcttttcGTTTCACGGAGGTTAGAGATTTTGAGCTGCTTGTGGCAAAGCTCAGAATGAAATGCAATGCAGCTTCAAGTCCACAACACATCATAAATACAGAG ggtgcAGCTGGTTCTGTCTGTGACAGTCCCAAGGATTTTGATGCAGGACCATCAAAAATGGATCAGAGAGATAACAGCAAAACTGTCGGTACAGAAGCCCTAATGACTGTCTACCATCCGCAGGATGCTGAAAATCTAGACTCTAAAATG ttgaaagaaaaaatgaaagaacagtcCTGGAACATTCACTTTGTTGAACGGGGACATGGTGTCAGCATGTTTAGAACAAAGAAGACTCGAGACCTTGTTGTAAGAGGGATCCCGGAGGCATTAAGAGGAGAGCTCTGGCTACTCTTCTCAG GTGCTGTGAATGACATGGCATCCAACCCTGGTTATTACACTGAGTTGGTGGAAAAGTCCTTAGGAACCTGCACTTTAGCTACTGACGAAATTGAACGAGATTTACGTCGCTCCTTACCTGAGCATCCTGCCTTTCAAAGTGACACAGGAATTTCTGCACTCAGGAGAGTTCTTACAGCTTATGCATACAGGAATCCCCAAATTGGATATTGTCAG GCGAtgaatattttgacatcagtacTCCTGCTGTATGCTAAAGAGGAGGAAGCGTTCTGGCTTTTGGTTGCTGTGTGTGAAAGGATGCTACCCGATTATTTCAATCGTCGAATCATTG GTGCCTTGGTAGATCAGGCAGTGTTTGAGGAGCTCATCAGAGTTCATCTGCCTCAGTTGACAGACCACATGATGGACATGACTTTTTTCTCCTCGGTCTCTCTCTCCTGGTTCCTTACCCTTTTTATCAGTGTGCTGCCTATTGAAAGTGCAGTCAATGTGGTGGACTGTTTCTTCTATGATGGAATAAAGGCAATCTTGCAGCTCGGTCTCGCAGTGCTGGAATATAACATGGAGAAGTTGCTGACTTGTAAGGATGATGCAGAAGCCGTCACTGTTCTCAACAG ATTCTTTGACAGTGTCACTAACAAAGACAGTCCTTTGCCTCCAGCCGTGCAGCAGGGCTCCAACCTCAGCGATGCAAAGAGTGACCATCCAAAAGTGGACATTACTGATTTGATCCGAGAGTCAAATGAAGTATGTGTTCTTGTGG TCAGAAGTATGCTGGTAGTGATCTTCACAGGAACATAG
- the TBC1D8B gene encoding TBC1 domain family member 8B isoform X1 — protein MWLKPEEVLLKNALKLWVQERSNQYFVLQRRRGYGEAGGGGLAGLLVGTLDAVLDSTSKVAPFRILHQTPDSQVYWSIACGSSREEITEHWDWLEHNVMNTLSVFDSNEDITSFVQGKIRGLIAEEGKGSFVKEDDPEKFREGFMKFEKCFGLPEQEKLVTYYSCSYWKGRVPCQGWLYLSTNFLSFYSFLLGAEVKLIISWDEISKLEKTSNVILTESIHVCSRGEDHYFSMFLHISETFLLMEQLANYAVRRLFDKETFENDFVLHDPLQITKRGLESRAHSEQFSAFFRLPKEETLKEVHECFLWVPFSHYNAHGKMCISENYICFASQDGSLCSIIIPLREVTGVDKADPANRGVSISTKGKTAFRFTEVRDFELLVAKLRMKCNAASSPQHIINTEGAAGSVCDSPKDFDAGPSKMDQRDNSKTVGTEALMTVYHPQDAENLDSKMLKEKMKEQSWNIHFVERGHGVSMFRTKKTRDLVVRGIPEALRGELWLLFSGAVNDMASNPGYYTELVEKSLGTCTLATDEIERDLRRSLPEHPAFQSDTGISALRRVLTAYAYRNPQIGYCQAMNILTSVLLLYAKEEEAFWLLVAVCERMLPDYFNRRIIGALVDQAVFEELIRVHLPQLTDHMMDMTFFSSVSLSWFLTLFISVLPIESAVNVVDCFFYDGIKAILQLGLAVLEYNMEKLLTCKDDAEAVTVLNRFFDSVTNKDSPLPPAVQQGSNLSDAKSDHPKVDITDLIRESNERYGDIRYEDVESMRCRNRLSVIQMLEATTKQNVLRVVSQDVKFSPSDLEELYELFKKEHFLSCYWNVNSPALQHHDASLPYLDQYRIDCQQFRVLCHLLSPWSHCANRDGLALWTFRLLDEDSDRLINFKQFACVLDTMYNGSFTDKLKLLFKLHIPPAFTEVESLSPSKGGDLSKEELIQFSQLSVSSVGDSLESDPLKSSPEKGKGKVDIQAYLKQWQDELLKKEENIKDLPRMNQSQFIQFSKTLYNLFHGDPEEEQLYRAIAVVTSLLLKMEEVGRRLQSPMSPVKSPVAVMEVPAEIPEKGQKESSSEQPGGSRAQSLSGNHEWSFAFEQILASLLNEPALVRFFEKPHDIKVKIESAKNLQLKARTRM, from the exons GTCTTCTTGTGGGAACATTAGATGCGGTGTTGGATTCTACATCGAAAGTCGCCCCATTTCGCATCCTGCATCAGACACCAGACTCTCAAGTCTATTGGTCCATTGCATGCG GATCCAGCAGGGAAGAAATAACAGAACACTGGGACTGGTTAGAACACAATGTTATGAATACTTTATCGGTATTTGATTCAAATGAAGATATTACGAGCTTTGTCCAGGGGAAGATAAGA gGTTTGATTGCTGAAGAGGGGAAAGGTTCTTTTGTAAAAGAAGATGATCCTGAGAAGTTTCGTGAGGGCTTTATGAAGTTTGAAAAGTGTTTTGGATTGCCAGAGCAGGAGAAGTTGGTTACCTATTACTCATGCAGTTATTGGAAGGGCAGAGTACCCTGTCAAGGATGGCTTTATCTTAGTACCAACTTCCTTAGCTTTTACTCATTTTTGCTGGGAGCAGAAG taaaaCTTATTATCTCCTGGGATGAAATATCAAAACTTGAGAAGACTTCCAATGTGATTCTGACAGAGAGCATTCATGTGTGCTCCCGTGGGGAAGATCActatttttccatgtttttgcaCATTAGTGAAACATTCCTTCTTATGGAACAGCTGGCAAACTATGCTGTTAGGAGACTTTTTGACAAGGAGACATTTGAAAATGACTTTGTCCTTCATGACCCTCTGCAGATAACCAAGAG AGGCCTAGAGAGCCGTGCCCACAGTGAGCAGTTCAGTGCATTCTTCAGGCTACCCAAAGAAGAGACCTTGAAGGAAGTTCATGAGTGCTTCTTATGGGTTCCTTTCAGTCATTACAACGCCCATgggaaaatgtgtatttcagaAAACTACATCTGCTTTGCTAGCCAGGATGGCAGCCTGTGCAGTATAATCATTCCTTTGAGAGAG GTTACAGGGGTGGATAAGGCAGATCCAGCCAACAGAGGAGTCAGCATTAGtaccaaaggaaaaacagcttttcGTTTCACGGAGGTTAGAGATTTTGAGCTGCTTGTGGCAAAGCTCAGAATGAAATGCAATGCAGCTTCAAGTCCACAACACATCATAAATACAGAG ggtgcAGCTGGTTCTGTCTGTGACAGTCCCAAGGATTTTGATGCAGGACCATCAAAAATGGATCAGAGAGATAACAGCAAAACTGTCGGTACAGAAGCCCTAATGACTGTCTACCATCCGCAGGATGCTGAAAATCTAGACTCTAAAATG ttgaaagaaaaaatgaaagaacagtcCTGGAACATTCACTTTGTTGAACGGGGACATGGTGTCAGCATGTTTAGAACAAAGAAGACTCGAGACCTTGTTGTAAGAGGGATCCCGGAGGCATTAAGAGGAGAGCTCTGGCTACTCTTCTCAG GTGCTGTGAATGACATGGCATCCAACCCTGGTTATTACACTGAGTTGGTGGAAAAGTCCTTAGGAACCTGCACTTTAGCTACTGACGAAATTGAACGAGATTTACGTCGCTCCTTACCTGAGCATCCTGCCTTTCAAAGTGACACAGGAATTTCTGCACTCAGGAGAGTTCTTACAGCTTATGCATACAGGAATCCCCAAATTGGATATTGTCAG GCGAtgaatattttgacatcagtacTCCTGCTGTATGCTAAAGAGGAGGAAGCGTTCTGGCTTTTGGTTGCTGTGTGTGAAAGGATGCTACCCGATTATTTCAATCGTCGAATCATTG GTGCCTTGGTAGATCAGGCAGTGTTTGAGGAGCTCATCAGAGTTCATCTGCCTCAGTTGACAGACCACATGATGGACATGACTTTTTTCTCCTCGGTCTCTCTCTCCTGGTTCCTTACCCTTTTTATCAGTGTGCTGCCTATTGAAAGTGCAGTCAATGTGGTGGACTGTTTCTTCTATGATGGAATAAAGGCAATCTTGCAGCTCGGTCTCGCAGTGCTGGAATATAACATGGAGAAGTTGCTGACTTGTAAGGATGATGCAGAAGCCGTCACTGTTCTCAACAG ATTCTTTGACAGTGTCACTAACAAAGACAGTCCTTTGCCTCCAGCCGTGCAGCAGGGCTCCAACCTCAGCGATGCAAAGAGTGACCATCCAAAAGTGGACATTACTGATTTGATCCGAGAGTCAAATGAA AGATATGGCGATATTCGATATGAGGATGTTGAGAGCATGCGCTGCAGGAACAGGCTTTCTGTGATCCAGATGTTAGAAGCTACAACCAAGCAGAATGTG ctacGTGTTGTGTCCCAGGATGTAAAATTCAGTCCTAGTGATCTTGAAGAGCTTTATGAGTTATTCAAG AAGGAGCACTTTCTTTCCTGTTATTGGAATGTAAATAGTCCTGCCTTGCAGCATCACGATGCCAGTCTGCCGTATCTTGACCAGTATCGGATTGATTGCCAGCAGTTCAGGGTTCTCTGTCATCTCTTGAGTCCCTGGTCACACTGTGCAAACAGAGATGGGCTTGCATTGTGGACATTTAGACTGTTGGATGAGGACTCCGATCGCCTTATAAATTTCAAACAATTTGCCTGTGTTCTTG ATACCATGTATAATGGAAGTTTCACTGACAAACTCAAGCTTCTTTTTAAGTTGCACATACCTCCAG CTTTTACTGAAGTAGAATCCCTAAGCCCTTCCAAAGGTGGTGATCTTTCAAAAGAAGAACTGATCCAGTTCAGCCAACTCAGTG TTTCATCTGTTGGAGATAGTCTTGAAAGTGACCCTTTGAAAAGCAGCCCAGAAAAAG ggAAGGGGAAGGTTGACATTCAGGCTTATCTGAAGCAATGGCAAGATGAActtcttaaaaaagaagaaaacattaaggATTTGCCAAGAATGAATCAG TCTCAGTTCATCCAGTTCTCAAAAACTCTGTACAATCTGTTCCATGGGGATCCTGAGGAAGAACAGTTATATCGGGCTATAGCGGTGGTAACCAGCCTCCTGCTGAAAATGGAAGAAGTTGGGAGAAGACTGCAGAGTCCCATGTCACCAGTCAAAAGTCCAGTTGCTGTTATGGAAGTGCCTGCTGAAATCCCCGAGAAAGGGCAGAAGGAAagcagctctgagcagcctggaggcagcagagcacagagctTGAGCGGAAACCATGAGTGGTCTTTTGCCTTTGAACAGATTTTGGCATCCTTATTAAATGAGCCAGCCCTTGTGAGATTTTTTGAGAAACCTCATGACATAAAAGTTAAAATAGAGAGTGCTAAAAATTTACAGCTTAAAGCAAGAACCagaatgtaa